The Rhodopseudomonas palustris genome window below encodes:
- the bchL gene encoding ferredoxin:protochlorophyllide reductase (ATP-dependent) iron-sulfur ATP-binding protein, whose translation MNILTDPLKLKTTGCADSNASKCAEGDGEGSVQVQLDPTVKIGSAKVFSIYGKGGIGKSTTSSNLSVAFSKLGKRVLQIGCDPKHDSTFTLTKRLIPTVIDVLEEVNFHSEELRPEDFVFEGYNGVMCLEAGGPPAGTGCGGYVVGQTVKLLKEHHLLEDTDVVIFDVLGDVVCGGFAAPLQHSERAMIVAANDFDSIFAANRIAAAIQAKSKNYGVRLAGIIANRSRETDQIDKFGAATGIQRVAHLPDLDVIRKSRLKKMTLFEMDHTDEILAVQQEYLRLATEMWEAKTPPVQGKPLKDRDIFDLLGFD comes from the coding sequence ATGAATATTCTGACTGATCCCCTCAAGTTGAAGACAACAGGCTGCGCCGACTCCAACGCCTCGAAATGCGCCGAAGGCGATGGCGAGGGCAGCGTCCAGGTGCAGCTCGACCCGACCGTCAAGATCGGCAGCGCCAAGGTGTTCTCGATCTACGGCAAGGGCGGCATCGGCAAGAGCACGACGTCGTCGAACCTGTCGGTCGCGTTCTCCAAACTCGGCAAGCGGGTGCTGCAGATCGGCTGCGATCCGAAGCACGACTCGACCTTCACCCTGACCAAGCGCCTGATCCCGACCGTGATCGACGTGCTGGAAGAGGTGAACTTCCACTCCGAGGAACTGCGTCCCGAGGACTTCGTGTTCGAGGGCTACAACGGCGTGATGTGCCTCGAGGCCGGCGGTCCGCCGGCCGGCACCGGCTGCGGCGGCTACGTCGTCGGGCAGACCGTGAAGCTCCTGAAGGAGCATCATCTGCTCGAAGATACCGACGTGGTGATCTTCGACGTGCTGGGCGACGTGGTGTGCGGTGGCTTCGCCGCCCCGCTGCAGCATTCCGAGCGCGCGATGATCGTCGCGGCCAATGATTTCGACTCGATCTTCGCCGCCAACCGAATCGCCGCGGCGATCCAGGCGAAGTCGAAGAATTACGGTGTGCGGCTGGCGGGAATCATTGCCAATCGCAGTCGGGAGACCGACCAGATCGACAAGTTCGGCGCGGCCACCGGTATCCAGCGCGTTGCGCATCTGCCGGACCTCGATGTCATCCGGAAGAGCCGTCTGAAAAAGATGACACTTTTTGAGATGGATCACACCGACGAAATTCTGGCTGTGCAACAAGAGTATCTTCGGCTCGCGACCGAGATGTGGGAGGCGAAGACGCCCCCGGTCCAGGGCAAGCCGCTGAAGGATCGCGACATCTTTGATCTCTTGGGATTTGATTGA
- a CDS encoding BCD family MFS transporter, whose translation MSQMAATLAKGWMRLGTRFLPFADAATKELPLGRLLRLSLFQVSVGASVVLLNGTLNRVMIVELGVSTLLVSLMVSLPLVFAPFRVLIGFKSDNHRSVLGWRRVPYIWMGTLLQFGGFAIMPFALLVLSGGGEYPAVYGQIGAALAFLLVGAGLHTTQTAGLALATDLAPEQSRPRVVAFLYVMLLVGMTGSALLFSELLRDFSELQLIQVIQGVAVAQLLLNIVALWKQEARNPTLTSAKRPRPQFNQSWARFRAAGGSNRMLIAVALGTAGFSMQDILLEPYGAEVLRLSVGQTTALTAFFALGTLTGFGFAARTLGRGGDPYRVAGFGAVIGIFAFAAVAMAAPAQSVLLFRIGTALIGLGGGLFAAGTLTAAMAIGSDSEPGLALGAWGAVQATAAGGGILLGGGLRDLFASLADSGALGTVLSGPAIGYGFVYNIEIALLFATLVAVGPLVRVARPNYAQPSSKFGLAEFPG comes from the coding sequence ATGAGCCAGATGGCGGCGACATTGGCGAAGGGCTGGATGCGTCTCGGGACGCGTTTCCTGCCGTTCGCCGACGCGGCGACGAAAGAGCTTCCGCTCGGCCGTCTGCTGCGCCTGTCGCTGTTCCAGGTCTCGGTCGGTGCATCGGTGGTGCTGCTCAACGGCACGCTGAACCGGGTGATGATCGTCGAGCTCGGCGTCTCCACGCTGCTGGTCTCGCTGATGGTGTCGCTGCCGCTGGTGTTCGCGCCATTCCGGGTGCTGATCGGTTTCAAGTCGGACAATCACCGCTCGGTGCTGGGCTGGCGCCGCGTGCCGTATATCTGGATGGGCACGCTGCTTCAGTTCGGCGGTTTCGCGATCATGCCGTTCGCTCTGCTGGTGCTGTCCGGAGGCGGCGAATATCCCGCGGTCTACGGTCAGATCGGCGCTGCCTTGGCGTTTCTGCTTGTCGGCGCCGGCTTGCACACGACCCAGACCGCCGGCCTCGCGCTCGCCACCGACCTCGCGCCGGAGCAGTCCCGCCCGCGCGTGGTCGCGTTCCTGTACGTCATGCTGCTGGTCGGGATGACCGGTAGCGCGCTGTTGTTCAGCGAACTGCTGCGCGACTTCAGCGAACTTCAACTGATCCAGGTGATCCAGGGAGTGGCGGTCGCGCAGTTGCTGCTCAACATCGTGGCGCTGTGGAAGCAGGAAGCCCGCAATCCCACGCTCACATCGGCGAAGCGCCCGCGGCCGCAGTTCAACCAGTCGTGGGCGCGTTTCCGCGCTGCCGGCGGCTCGAACCGGATGCTGATCGCGGTTGCGCTCGGTACCGCCGGTTTTTCCATGCAGGACATCCTGCTGGAGCCCTACGGAGCCGAAGTGCTCAGACTATCCGTGGGTCAGACGACGGCGCTGACCGCGTTCTTCGCGCTCGGCACGCTGACCGGGTTCGGTTTCGCGGCGCGCACGCTCGGCCGCGGTGGCGATCCGTATCGTGTGGCCGGCTTCGGCGCGGTGATCGGGATCTTCGCCTTTGCAGCGGTGGCGATGGCCGCGCCCGCACAATCGGTGCTGCTGTTCCGGATCGGTACCGCGCTGATCGGACTCGGCGGCGGCCTGTTTGCAGCCGGCACGCTGACCGCGGCGATGGCGATCGGCTCCGACAGCGAACCCGGGCTCGCGCTCGGCGCCTGGGGTGCGGTACAGGCGACCGCGGCGGGCGGCGGCATTCTGCTCGGCGGCGGCCTGCGCGATCTGTTCGCCTCGCTCGCAGACAGCGGCGCGCTCGGCACCGTGCTGTCGGGTCCGGCGATCGGTTACGGCTTCGTCTACAACATCGAGATCGCGTTGCTGTTCGCAACGTTGGTTGCGGTAGGTCCTCTCGTGCGCGTTGCACGGCCGAACTACGCGCAGCCTTCATCCAAGTTCGGCCTAGCCGAATTTCCAGGTTAA
- the bchM gene encoding magnesium protoporphyrin IX methyltransferase — protein MALGSYIERRGELETYFDRTAADTWAKLTSDAPVSGIRATVRAGRDEMRNTLLSWLPADMTGTRLLDAGCGTGALSIAAARRGAKVLAIDLSPTLVGVARERLPEDIDPAAIDFRSGDMLDPELGEFDFVVAMDSLIHYLPHDICRILATLASRTRRSMAVTFAPKTPALALMHFVGGFFPRADRAPAIEPVSEKKLLKLISEDPLLTQWQPGRTHRVSSGFYTSQALEMVRR, from the coding sequence ATGGCGTTGGGCAGCTACATCGAGCGACGCGGAGAGCTTGAGACCTATTTCGACCGCACCGCGGCCGATACCTGGGCCAAGCTCACGTCGGACGCGCCCGTGAGCGGCATCCGCGCAACCGTGCGTGCCGGCCGCGACGAGATGCGCAACACGCTGTTGTCCTGGCTGCCTGCCGACATGACCGGCACGCGGCTGCTCGACGCCGGCTGTGGCACCGGTGCGTTGTCGATCGCGGCGGCGCGGCGCGGCGCGAAGGTGCTGGCGATCGATCTGTCGCCGACGCTGGTCGGCGTCGCGCGCGAACGCCTCCCGGAAGACATCGATCCGGCGGCGATCGATTTCCGTTCCGGCGACATGCTCGATCCCGAACTGGGCGAGTTCGATTTCGTCGTCGCGATGGATTCGCTGATCCACTATCTGCCGCACGACATCTGCCGGATCCTTGCGACGCTGGCATCGCGCACCCGCCGGTCGATGGCGGTGACGTTCGCGCCGAAGACCCCGGCGCTGGCACTGATGCATTTCGTCGGCGGTTTCTTCCCGCGCGCCGATCGCGCTCCTGCGATCGAGCCCGTCAGCGAAAAGAAACTGCTGAAGCTGATCTCCGAAGATCCGTTGCTGACCCAGTGGCAGCCGGGCCGCACCCATCGGGTGTCGTCCGGCTTCTACACCTCACAGGCGTTGGAGATGGTTCGGCGATGA
- a CDS encoding magnesium chelatase subunit H, with product MQKRTSHADKTPVRVVIVTMDSHLSGAAARARDLLRRDYPGLELIVHSADEWGTDDTALSRCVADIGTGDIVIATMLFLDDHVRAVMPALQARRNDCDALVCCMSAGEVVKLTRVGKFDMSAEALGMINWLKKLRGKKTEGGAGKGEMKMLRQLPKLLRFIPGTAQDMRAYFLTLQYWLAGSEANIANMVRLLIDRYASGPRKALRGVAKVEPPVEYADIGVYHPKMKGRISESVEKLPAGPADAKGSVGVLLLRSYLLAGNSGHYDGMLEAFEAQGLRVIPAFASGLDQRPAIERFFMKNGRSTVDAVVSLTGFSLVGGPAYNDSKAAEHILAELDVPYLSAHPVEFQTLEQWAASDRGLMPVESTIMVAIPELDGSSGPMVYGGRSDGGDVACPGCDKFCKFDRNETGGDMNICIERAQMLASRTARLVALRRSERKDRKVAAVLFNFPPNAGNTGTAAFLGVFESLYNTLKAMKAEGYTVDLPESVDALREAIINGNASRFGATANVHARVMAGDHVKNERWLREIEGQWGPAPGKQQSDGSSIFVLGERFGNVFVGVQPAFGYEGDPMRLLFEKGFAPTHAFSAFYRWIKQDFGAHAVLHFGTHGALEFMPGKQTGLSGTCWPDRMIGDLPNMYLYASNNPSEGAIAKRRSAATLVSYLTPPVAHAGLYRGLIELKSSIERWRGLTPEEETERTNLAVLVQAQASALDLAPAEPAWTEQEAGETIAKLADAVLEMEYALIPHGLHVVGNVPSEEERVETLEAVADAMHGKRPDKTLIEALVRGGHPEHLSGNGPEAEANLAMLHELAGIDRILAEDHEIPSILRALDAKFIRPAPGGDLLRTPAVLPTGRNLHGFDPFRIPSAFALQDGAKQAQRLIDKHVSEGNPLPETVAIVLWGTDNLKNEGAPIGQALALMGARPRFDSYGRLAGADLIPLEELGRPRIDVIITMSGIFRDLLPLQIKLLAEAAFMAASTEEPADQNFVRKHSLAYQAEHKCDMETASLRVFGNADGAYGSNVNHLVENSRWEDEDELAETYTRRKSFAYGLKGQPVQRADLLKSALADVDLAYQNLDSVELGVTTVDHYFDTLGGISRAVRRAKGGQAAPVYIGDQTRGAGTVRTLSEQVALETRTRMLNPKWYEGMLKHGYEGVRQIEEHVTNTMGWSATTGEVAPWVYRQLTETFVLDPEMRERLAALNPVASAKVANRLIEAHERNYWSPDPEMLEVLRKAGEELEDRLEGVGVAA from the coding sequence ATGCAAAAGCGCACTTCGCACGCTGACAAGACGCCAGTTCGTGTCGTCATCGTTACTATGGACAGCCACCTGTCCGGCGCCGCCGCGCGCGCGCGGGATCTGCTGCGTCGCGACTATCCCGGGCTCGAGTTGATCGTCCACTCCGCCGACGAGTGGGGCACCGACGACACCGCGCTGTCGCGTTGCGTCGCCGATATCGGCACCGGCGACATCGTCATCGCCACCATGCTGTTCCTCGACGACCACGTCCGCGCCGTGATGCCGGCGCTGCAGGCGCGCCGCAATGATTGCGATGCGCTGGTGTGCTGCATGTCGGCGGGCGAAGTGGTGAAGCTGACCCGCGTCGGCAAGTTCGACATGAGCGCCGAAGCGCTCGGCATGATCAACTGGCTGAAGAAGCTGCGCGGCAAGAAGACCGAAGGCGGCGCTGGCAAGGGCGAGATGAAGATGCTGCGGCAGCTGCCGAAGCTGCTGCGCTTCATCCCCGGCACGGCGCAGGACATGCGCGCCTATTTCCTGACGCTGCAATACTGGCTGGCCGGCTCCGAGGCGAACATCGCCAACATGGTCCGCCTGCTGATCGATCGCTATGCCAGCGGTCCGCGGAAGGCGCTACGCGGCGTCGCCAAGGTCGAGCCGCCGGTCGAATACGCCGACATCGGCGTGTATCATCCGAAGATGAAGGGGCGGATCTCGGAGTCGGTCGAGAAGCTCCCGGCCGGCCCTGCCGACGCCAAGGGTTCGGTCGGCGTTCTGCTGCTGCGCTCCTATCTGCTTGCCGGCAATTCCGGTCACTATGATGGCATGCTGGAAGCGTTCGAGGCCCAGGGCCTTCGTGTCATTCCCGCGTTCGCCTCGGGTCTCGACCAGCGCCCCGCGATCGAGCGCTTCTTCATGAAGAATGGCCGTTCGACGGTCGACGCGGTGGTCTCGCTCACCGGCTTCTCTCTCGTCGGCGGTCCTGCCTACAACGACTCGAAGGCGGCGGAGCACATCCTCGCCGAGCTTGACGTGCCGTATCTGTCGGCGCATCCGGTCGAATTCCAGACGCTCGAGCAGTGGGCCGCGTCCGATCGCGGGCTGATGCCGGTGGAAAGCACCATCATGGTGGCGATCCCGGAGCTCGACGGTTCGTCGGGCCCGATGGTCTATGGCGGTCGCTCCGACGGCGGCGACGTCGCCTGTCCGGGCTGCGACAAGTTCTGCAAGTTCGACCGCAACGAGACCGGCGGCGACATGAACATCTGCATCGAGCGGGCGCAGATGCTGGCGTCGCGCACCGCGCGGCTGGTTGCGCTACGCCGCAGCGAGCGCAAGGACCGCAAGGTCGCGGCCGTGCTGTTCAACTTCCCGCCGAACGCCGGCAACACCGGCACCGCGGCCTTCCTCGGCGTGTTCGAGTCGCTCTACAACACGCTGAAGGCGATGAAGGCGGAAGGTTACACCGTCGACCTGCCGGAATCCGTCGACGCGCTGCGCGAAGCCATCATCAACGGCAATGCGTCGCGCTTCGGCGCCACCGCCAACGTCCACGCCCGCGTGATGGCCGGAGATCACGTCAAGAACGAGCGCTGGCTGCGCGAGATCGAAGGCCAATGGGGTCCGGCGCCCGGCAAACAACAGAGCGACGGCAGCTCGATCTTCGTGCTCGGCGAGCGCTTCGGCAACGTCTTCGTCGGCGTGCAGCCGGCGTTCGGCTACGAAGGCGACCCGATGCGTCTGCTGTTCGAGAAGGGGTTTGCGCCGACCCACGCCTTCTCGGCGTTCTATCGCTGGATCAAGCAGGATTTCGGCGCCCATGCCGTGCTGCATTTCGGCACCCATGGCGCGCTGGAATTCATGCCGGGCAAGCAGACCGGTCTGTCCGGCACCTGCTGGCCGGATCGCATGATCGGCGATCTGCCGAACATGTATCTCTATGCCTCCAACAATCCGTCAGAAGGCGCGATCGCCAAGCGACGCTCGGCGGCGACGCTGGTCAGCTATCTGACTCCGCCGGTCGCCCATGCCGGCTTGTATCGCGGGCTGATCGAGCTGAAATCCTCGATCGAACGCTGGCGCGGTTTGACGCCGGAGGAAGAGACGGAACGCACCAACCTTGCGGTGCTGGTGCAGGCGCAGGCCTCCGCCCTCGATCTCGCCCCGGCCGAACCGGCCTGGACCGAGCAAGAAGCCGGCGAGACCATCGCCAAGCTTGCCGACGCAGTGCTCGAGATGGAGTACGCGTTGATCCCGCATGGTCTGCACGTGGTCGGCAACGTGCCGTCCGAAGAGGAGCGCGTCGAAACGCTGGAGGCTGTCGCCGATGCGATGCACGGCAAGCGCCCGGACAAGACGCTGATCGAAGCGTTGGTGCGCGGCGGTCATCCCGAGCATCTGTCCGGCAATGGCCCGGAGGCGGAAGCCAATCTCGCGATGCTTCACGAACTCGCAGGCATCGATCGTATCCTCGCCGAGGACCACGAAATCCCGAGCATCCTGCGGGCGCTCGACGCCAAGTTCATCCGGCCGGCGCCGGGCGGCGATCTGCTGCGCACGCCGGCGGTGCTGCCGACCGGCCGCAACCTGCACGGCTTCGATCCGTTCCGCATTCCCAGCGCCTTCGCATTGCAGGACGGCGCCAAGCAGGCGCAGCGGCTGATCGACAAGCACGTCTCCGAGGGCAATCCGCTGCCGGAGACGGTCGCGATCGTGCTGTGGGGCACCGACAACCTCAAGAACGAGGGCGCGCCGATCGGCCAGGCGCTGGCGCTGATGGGCGCGCGTCCGCGATTCGACAGTTACGGCCGTCTCGCCGGCGCCGACCTGATCCCGCTCGAAGAGCTGGGCCGGCCGCGGATCGACGTGATCATCACCATGTCGGGCATCTTCCGCGACCTGCTGCCGCTGCAGATCAAGCTGCTCGCGGAAGCCGCCTTCATGGCGGCGAGCACCGAGGAGCCGGCCGATCAGAACTTCGTCCGCAAGCATTCACTGGCCTATCAGGCCGAGCACAAATGCGACATGGAGACCGCGTCGCTGCGGGTGTTCGGCAATGCCGACGGCGCGTACGGCTCCAACGTCAACCATCTGGTCGAGAACAGCCGCTGGGAAGACGAGGACGAGCTCGCCGAGACCTATACGCGGCGCAAGAGCTTCGCCTACGGGCTGAAGGGCCAGCCGGTGCAGCGCGCCGATCTGTTGAAGAGCGCGCTCGCCGACGTCGATCTCGCTTACCAGAACCTCGACTCGGTCGAACTCGGCGTCACCACGGTCGATCACTACTTCGACACGCTGGGCGGCATCAGCCGCGCGGTGCGGCGCGCGAAGGGGGGGCAGGCGGCCCCGGTCTATATCGGCGATCAGACTCGCGGCGCCGGCACGGTGCGGACGCTGTCGGAGCAGGTCGCGCTCGAGACCCGGACCCGGATGCTCAATCCGAAATGGTACGAGGGCATGCTCAAGCACGGCTACGAAGGCGTGCGGCAGATCGAAGAGCACGTCACCAACACCATGGGCTGGTCTGCCACCACCGGCGAAGTCGCACCGTGGGTGTATCGCCAACTCACCGAAACCTTCGTGCTCGATCCCGAAATGCGGGAACGCCTCGCCGCGCTCAATCCGGTGGCGTCAGCGAAGGTCGCCAACCGCCTGATCGAAGCGCACGAACGCAACTACTGGTCTCCGGACCCTGAAATGCTCGAGGTCCTGCGCAAGGCAGGCGAAGAGCTCGAGGATCGCCTGGAAGGCGTGGGAGTGGCCGCATGA